In one window of Nocardiopsis aegyptia DNA:
- a CDS encoding Hsp20/alpha crystallin family protein, with product MMLMRTDPFREFDRITQRLLGDTVRPGAMPMDAYREDDTFVVSFDLPGVRADSIDLEIERNVLTVRAERAATATKGREMVIAERPSGTFSRELFLGESLDGDNITADYADGVLTLRVPVAEQAKPRKISISEGDGQAREINA from the coding sequence ATGATGCTGATGCGTACGGACCCCTTCCGGGAATTCGACCGGATCACCCAGCGCCTTCTGGGCGACACGGTCCGCCCGGGTGCCATGCCGATGGACGCCTATCGCGAGGACGACACGTTCGTGGTCAGTTTCGACCTGCCGGGCGTGCGGGCCGACTCCATCGACCTGGAGATCGAGCGCAACGTCCTGACGGTCCGCGCCGAGCGCGCCGCGACCGCCACGAAGGGGCGCGAGATGGTCATCGCGGAACGCCCCTCGGGGACGTTCTCCCGCGAGCTCTTCCTCGGTGAGTCCCTCGACGGGGACAACATCACGGCGGACTACGCGGACGGTGTCCTCACCCTGCGCGTACCGGTGGCCGAGCAGGCCAAGCCGCGCAAGATCAGCATCAGTGAGGGCGACGGCCAGGCGCGGGAGATCAACGCCTGA